Genomic window (Ananas comosus cultivar F153 linkage group 16, ASM154086v1, whole genome shotgun sequence):
GCGGCGGCGACGGGAACGGCTTCTCGGCGAGGCGGAGCGGGGATCCGACGGCCTCGTGCCTCCGCGCGGGGGACATCGGCTTCTCCGAGAAGccccggggcggcggcggcgctgagGGGATCGGCTTCTCCGCGGCCCGGAGCGGGGACCCGACGGCTTCTTCTCTCCACGCCGGGGACATCGGCTTCTCCGAGAAGCcccgcggcggccgcggcggggAGGCGACCGACCTCTCCGCGCGGCGGAGGGACGATCGGAGCGGGGATCCAGCAGACTCGTCTCTCCACACCGGGGACATCGGCTTCTCCGAGAAGCCcctcggcggcgccggcgaggtGATCGGCTTCTCCGCGAAGCGGAGCCGCGATCCCACCGCTTCCTCCCGAGAATCCCGGAGCGTCGACCTCGTAGGCGATCCCACGGCGTCGTCTCCCGAATCTAGGGTTTGGGGGCGGCGCGAACCCCCATcccgcggcgccggcgccggcgccggccccGGCGACGACGTCGcgttctccgccgccgcgccccgGAGCGGTGACCGTACCGGGGAACCCATGGAGAGAGAGCTCCCTCCTACACCCACTACACTCCGAGAGGTAATAATATTTAGGGATTTAAATCACTTctaattataacaaaaaaatatacaattttaaatatttttgttggtTTCGTGGAATGAGTTGGGGGGGGGGGATTTTAAGGACCACTTTTTAGAAAGATTGGGGGGGtgtgattattattttttgattatttaagACGCAAGGAAAGAATTATTAGCGGAGAAAAGTGAAGTGTCGAAGTGTTAAAAGATGATTATAGCTTGATCCCACTATGATTTGAAAGTAGTCAAATTGTAGAAAGACCCCTCAAGTAGAAACTCATTCTACTCTAGTCCTCAAACTCTCActcattcttctttttttttaattaggacCCCTCCgcttttaattaacttaatcTAAGTAATTCGCGTCAATTTAAATGCCAATTtcaatcaaatttaatgatgattttaattatttgataataattttgttaataTCATAATTTGTATTAAATACGGGGCTAATGCCGCGAAAACATATAATATACGTCTATTTTGAGATACAAGGATCAGATATTGAATTGAAAGAATTAGATTAAACTCTATAATAATCAACTAAAATTGAATTGATATaagattacgaaaaaaaaaaaaagtgtaaactCGTCTGTGATACTACACTTAAGAATTCAGActaaactcaattttttttttaaatagacaTGTAAATATGCGAAGCAAataagattcaaatttaagatttgagACACAGTCGGTAACTCAGAAGGAGGTTATGTTGATATTTCGAGATTAATTCTCTAATTATATTCAGCTTAACTTAAATCCAATTTATGTACTAGGGGGTTCTATTTCAATATTGGCCATAGTTAGGGGTGTTTCCGTACATTTTTCCCACAAAAGACGCGTAGACGTTGCTGAGAATATGACTAAGGCGTCAACGTCGTAGGTGTCGTCGTCGTAGTAGTATTATTAAGCGTGCTTTTCCGGGTAGGTTTAAGGGATATGGGATTAGTGTGTTGGGTATTAAATGCGAGCTCATAATTGGATCATCCCACACAATCCCCACAATGAAGTGGAGGTGCTTTTTTGCACTTTTGGACAcccattttttcctttttctcttttacgACCTAGTttgcaacaaaaaaataacaaaaaagggCGACGCGAATGCTTCGGTCCTAAGCAAAATTCAGGTGCTGGATCATAATCTAGTAGATACGATATAGAATAAGAATGGAGTCTGGAACCTCTGACCTAAAGTACCATTCTTTATGCTGCGTAATATCGACGTCGCTTCGCTCTTTAAGAACATAGGGTGAGCGAACAAAGCAAGCACATAGAAGAGCCTTGCAAATTGAGAAAGAAATAAGATGCCCCTGCAGTGTGTTGAACTTGAATCCAACACCTTTTTTCACTTGAAAggtacaattaaaaaaaagaaaaaagaaaaaagaagcaaagtATCAAAGTTAAAATGTTTAGCAATGTATAATGGATTGATCATAGGTATCAGAAGCTGATTCTTAGACAGATTGGATTCCGTTTAGTAGCAATATTCGGATCTTAATAGGATCCGAACCTTTTGGTATTGTAAGTTATATTTGGATTTAGAGGGACCAATACCCAAAACCAATAAACTATTGGACCAAATTAAGAATCTAATAAATCTGATACTTGGATACATATAATACGTTGTGTGTTGCATGTGATTCAAGCAAGGAACATTGAGAGTGTAGAATATTATGGTGGAGTCCTCTTTTAACATAATTGCATCACACTTTTAACTAAgttcacttaaaaaaaaaaaatttaaataaatgaagcgaATAGTTTgctaacacactctctctctcttaacacaaaaaaaatcttaaacaaTCGATCTCAATTACGGAGAAAATAGTTGGAACTTTTCTTCGCAATTTTAACTCGAACAACACCTCCAGAAAAGCTACTCTACCCCaaaaaatgaaaggaaaaaaaaaaaaacttgtttctGGTGTATCCACATGTTTGACAAACAACTGAATAATTTAAGAGGAATTAGACAACAAAGATTCAGATTTATTGGGCACAAAGTTGATTCGGATCCGATGATCAACACTCCCAAACACAGACCAGAGCAAAATTGCACTCAATGAACACAAAGCATCCATAAAAATTGTAAATAGGAATTCCATGATACATGCAGATGTTCAAACTAAGTTACAGCTTTTTAGTACACCCACAGTCTCTTTCCAGGTTTTCTCTTTCTATGTAACATCCTACAGGCATCAAGCAAGCATTGATTCTTTTAAAACACCCAGAATTTTTCTGTTCCTTCGTATTAAGGAGATTGCATATTgtatagtataaaataaaaatgttagtGCTCAAGCACTATGAAAGTACTCGCGAGCCTTGTAGTATTGATCGAGCACGACATTGTAGAGAGGATGCGTTGGCTTCAACAAGTTTGAATAAGGGCCGAGTACATCCTCAGGAGGAGGAAGTGAATCACTATCACTTGTACAGCTATACTGACTCAGAGATAGACCGCTTAGGCAGTAACACGAGTGGTAGAAGTCTCGGGACTTGCCGGGCTTGTCCTTGAAACCTCCCTCCAACACCTGTAGTAGATGAGTTTATAAGTGCTATTACTGTAAATTTTATATCACTCAAATCAGCAGATATCCACACAGCTGCTCGAAGCAGCACTAATGGCTTTTTCATGATAATCCTCtatataactctctctctcttggaccTATCAAACTTATTTCGGCTTTGGGCCACAGAAAAAGCATCGTAGTTTTGTATGCCGATCTCTTTGCCAATGCTTGCAAGCGTAGAAAATTCGTTTCGGAATCTGAGCAAGAAAAGGGAACAGTGTTGCTTAATTGTGACCATTACCTGTGAGCACAGAAGTATATAGTGTTGCAAACCAATGGTATGGAACAGAGGACCAATTTCATTGTCTCTGTGCGAAAACTCAAAACCAATATCCAAAAAATTTCCTGTTTCAGAATATATATTCCATCATACAGTTAGCACCGAAATTGTACCAAGTCACCataatataaacaaaaagaaaataaactaaTGGAAAATTAACATATCCTTAGCATGACATTCCAAAAGAGATGAGGTTATTTTTTGTAAGAAACTGTATTCGAAGTGTGTATATGAAATTTCAGATTCTATGCAGGTATAGAAGCACCAGGAAATACAGAGAAAATGTAAATCATCTGAGGAAAAAtgacataaattttaattatataaggcAATTATCTTAAATTTCAAAACGAGAACATGAACAACTTTACATAATCTCTTACCAATGTGAGGTCTCTCTCCAACCAAATCAGATGATGCGCTCTCACAGGCACTCTTCGCTGGAGACCGCCCGTTATTACCAAATGACGATTCCAATTGTTCATCAACAATTGAAGATAATTTTTGGATTAAAGCAAGTACGCCTCCCTAGTTAAGTTACATAACTTCAGAACATAAAATGTAGGATTTAAGAAACAGTGATAGAGTGTCGAATGACAATTACTTGCCAAAAGGAATAGCAACCGTCAACCAATTTATTAGTTCGACCTTGAAATCCACATTCCACCCCCTGACGAAAAGCAACCCAATtctaataacaacaacaaagcCAACATGCAATCAGTGAGTTACATTTTGATATTATCAGCATATGCACATAAGGATTTAACCAAGAACTTAATACATGGATAATAGGGGAATATCAAGAGCAGTTGCGTGCATAGCAGAATGTCCTATCAGTTAATTGGAGTGCATAAATATGATAGCTTTCAAATCACAACAAAGTGAAAAACCATGTGACCGGTCTTTCCGAAAGAAGAAAGTACAGATTTGTCAAAACTTATCTACCATTTTGCTATGTTTTGAAAAGATATTATGATTCGTCAATAGATATGCCAGATTAAAGCAAGTTAATTAACTCTGTGAAACAAAGATAActgaggagaaaaagaaggtaGCAAAAGTACTCACAATAAGATTAGGCAAGTCTAGTCTATCTGCCTCATTAATCAAAATCATCGTGGCCAGCCCACAAAATGTGTACCTTAAAAAAGCAGTTTCCAATTTAGAGGTTAAGCTATAAGTGTACTAACTCGAATCGGTAGGATAATGAACTCATCAGCATGAAATAAGTGGGGAAAGCTTCCAATGAACATACCCACCATGAGCTTCAGAATAAGGTTCTCCAGCTATGCCACCCTCATATGTTTGACATCTGAAGGGGAGACAATTCAATACAATTAGATCATATGGAATAGAGTATATGTAACAAACTACGTGGATGCTCGTAAGTTTATCAAAAACCATGACAAATAGTAGGACTAGAAATCCAGAAACAAAACTACAGAAATATCATCTGTTGTAGTATTGAAAAATCAGTGTGTGTCAACTACATTGGTTAGAAGTTCAAAAAGAAAACATTATGCAAAAACAAGATAACAAACTgcccaaaaatagaaaaaataagcaCGGAAATGCACGTAAGCAATAGAATATATAAGGAACAAACCTCATTATGTAAGTTCCTAAGTCTTTCACAAGCTCATTGTCCAGAATGTTTAAAAGGCTTGCAACCTGATAACAGAAAAGAGAAAACTTAAACCTTCCAAGCAGAGGGTAGAAAttaatggaaaagaaaaaagacgaaAGGACAACCCTCTTCATTTATCAAAGATTAGTAAGTGCCTTACTAAGACTACTGATCATCTTGAGAGCaaaaagaaactaaatttaaaaggTAGTGTGAAGGTAGAAGTTGTTCAGATCTCATTGGAGACAACTTACCAGGGAGTTTCATTTTCAGAAGATCAGTTACAACTTACAGCCAGCGAAGGTTTCAGCatttttagcattttttttcagCTTAGTTTTTGGATTATGTTGTCTGccaaaaaattcaaatgaatttttaaagcagtagccattttttttaaatttcgagATTTGCCCTGATACACAGGCTGAAACTTCAATGTTCAAAAGATCACTATGCAGTAAAACATCGCCAtaaagatattttcaaataacaCCTAACTTAGTAAAACCGACAGTCCATGATTCCCTAGTTATACAAGTAACAACTAATACTGAATGCCAAGATAAGGAGCGTGACCAACTTACCGAGATTGCTGTATAGCAAGCACGAACATCAATTTCACCAGCATTATGCATTCTGAATGACAGAAAGATAGTGTACAAAAATTGGTGAAGTAAAAGATCATGAAAGACTATACTACCCGGAAACATCTAgattaaagagaagaaaaacagAAAGTGTTAGTTTGCACCTCCACTTTCCATGCAGATTCTTTTACCTTGTATACTAGAACTACCAGAAGGAGAATACTCACCTGAAAGCACCTGAAGAATCTTTCATCCGCAACAGAAACTTGTATAAACTATCTCTGAGCAAGAAGAACAGAAGATTTTATTAGTCCTGATATCACCAGTAACTAGTAGAAGTTGAGAAGCTGATGTAGTAATATCATCACCTGTTAATCGATGACAATGCTGTCTCACTTCCTAAAGTTACAAGTGCATTTACTGCAGCATAAGTTGTTGCAAGATGAGGCATCTAACGGAAGAATGCATGAAAAATATCAACATTAAGAAAAACTATTATAAGAATTATTCAGATTTTTACCATTATATACTGGACAAAATGCTTACGAACTCATCCATTATGTCAATGAAAGAaaccaaagaaacaaaaagcTACTGTTTGTTGCACAACTGCCCATTACCCTTTAaagtgaaattcaaattttacttaACAATAAAATATCCTAAGACCTTCTCAGAGAATAAAAGATTAATCGAAGACTCCTCATAATTCGACTTAGATTTACTCCAATAACCAGCCATCCTTGCCTacaaatttttgtaaaaagcTTTAATAGATTGTTGTTAGATGACTCATCCATGGGTGAAGAAAGAGCACTCTGATACCCAATATTCCAAGATAGTTTGAAGAATTGGCTCAAAGAAAAGAAGTTTTAATATCGATATCCAATAAAACATATCTTTTTCTAACAAAAAGGTATGAAGATTTCATTCAAAAGAATTAGataaaaagttagaaaattaaGTCACCGAAAAGTTTAACATTTCACTGATTAGagtgatttttaaaaaaataatgtcaTAAAAAACAAGGAATCTACAAAAGGGGACAAAATAAACCTG
Coding sequences:
- the LOC109722578 gene encoding protein farnesyltransferase subunit beta isoform X1, translated to MDSSPSPSPSSPSLSSAAAAAHRRSEIRLTVTQLEQRKVEEKVAEIYRVLHGVAPHTQSLMLELWRDKHVEYLSRGLRLLGPSFHVLDANRPWLCYWILHSLTLLGERLDPEFESAVVDFLSRCQDNDGGYGGGPGQMPHLATTYAAVNALVTLGSETALSSINRDSLYKFLLRMKDSSGAFRMHNAGEIDVRACYTAISVASLLNILDNELVKDLGTYIMRCQTYEGGIAGEPYSEAHGGYTFCGLATMILINEADRLDLPNLINWVAFRQGVECGFQGRTNKLVDGCYSFWQGGVLALIQKLSSIVDEQLESSFGNNGRSPAKSACESASSDLVGERPHIGNFLDIGFEFSHRDNEIGPLFHTIGLQHYILLCSQVLEGGFKDKPGKSRDFYHSCYCLSGLSLSQYSCTSDSDSLPPPEDVLGPYSNLLKPTHPLYNVVLDQYYKAREYFHSA
- the LOC109722578 gene encoding protein farnesyltransferase subunit beta isoform X2; the protein is MYLMQRERLDPEFESAVVDFLSRCQDNDGGYGGGPGQMPHLATTYAAVNALVTLGSETALSSINRDSLYKFLLRMKDSSGAFRMHNAGEIDVRACYTAISVASLLNILDNELVKDLGTYIMRCQTYEGGIAGEPYSEAHGGYTFCGLATMILINEADRLDLPNLINWVAFRQGVECGFQGRTNKLVDGCYSFWQGGVLALIQKLSSIVDEQLESSFGNNGRSPAKSACESASSDLVGERPHIGNFLDIGFEFSHRDNEIGPLFHTIGLQHYILLCSQVLEGGFKDKPGKSRDFYHSCYCLSGLSLSQYSCTSDSDSLPPPEDVLGPYSNLLKPTHPLYNVVLDQYYKAREYFHSA